The following are encoded together in the Variovorax sp. PBS-H4 genome:
- a CDS encoding DUF934 domain-containing protein, giving the protein MKRTLQLIAAEDHVDDGDPSVLQLPNDADPLAIEICLSDVQRIDLTFPKFTDGRAFSQAYLLRRRLGFKGDIRATGDVLIDQLVQMQRSGFSSAVLKEGVDAGDAQRQFDRFGDFYQADAVRPTPHFAAAGSEPA; this is encoded by the coding sequence ATGAAACGAACGCTCCAACTGATCGCCGCAGAAGACCATGTGGACGATGGCGACCCGAGCGTGCTGCAGCTCCCTAACGATGCCGATCCCCTGGCGATCGAAATCTGCCTGAGCGACGTGCAGCGCATCGACCTCACCTTCCCGAAATTCACCGACGGCCGCGCTTTCAGCCAGGCCTACCTGCTGCGGCGCCGCCTCGGCTTCAAGGGCGACATCCGGGCCACCGGCGACGTGCTCATCGACCAGCTGGTGCAGATGCAGCGCAGTGGATTTTCGAGTGCCGTGCTCAAGGAGGGTGTGGACGCGGGGGATGCACAGCGCCAGTTCGACCGCTTCGGCGACTTTTATCAGGCCGATGCGGTGCGGCCCACGCCTCATTTCGCGGCAGCGGGGTCGGAGCCCGCATGA
- a CDS encoding phosphoadenosine phosphosulfate reductase domain-containing protein, translating into MNLDLSRINAEFGHNAEALVDWAASLGQPAIVTTNFRPFEAVILHMVTRARSDVPVVWMDNGYNTEATYRYADEVTKLLRLDLRIYLPRRSRAHREAVEGPTPALDDPRHAAFTEEVKLEPFARALRETAPKVWFTALRATDTAVRAQMDAVSVNPDGLIKVAPLLHWSSKDLHAYCETHGLPNNFDYVDPTKGEENRECGLHLAH; encoded by the coding sequence ATGAACCTCGATCTTTCGCGCATCAACGCCGAATTCGGCCACAACGCCGAGGCCCTCGTGGACTGGGCGGCCAGCCTGGGCCAGCCTGCGATCGTCACCACGAATTTTCGGCCCTTCGAGGCCGTCATCCTGCACATGGTGACGCGCGCAAGGTCGGATGTTCCCGTGGTCTGGATGGACAACGGCTACAACACCGAAGCCACCTACCGCTATGCCGACGAGGTGACGAAACTGCTGCGCCTGGACTTGCGCATCTATCTGCCGCGCCGCTCGCGTGCGCATCGCGAAGCCGTGGAGGGGCCGACGCCGGCGCTCGACGATCCGCGCCATGCCGCTTTCACGGAAGAAGTGAAATTGGAGCCCTTCGCCCGTGCGCTGCGAGAGACGGCACCGAAGGTCTGGTTCACTGCGCTTCGGGCCACCGACACGGCCGTGCGCGCGCAAATGGACGCGGTCAGCGTCAATCCCGATGGCCTGATCAAGGTTGCCCCGCTGCTGCACTGGTCGTCGAAGGATCTGCATGCCTACTGCGAAACGCATGGCCTGCCCAACAACTTCGACTACGTGGACCCGACCAAAGGCGAAGAAAACCGCGAGTGCGGTTTGCATCTGGCGCATTGA
- the cysD gene encoding sulfate adenylyltransferase subunit CysD yields the protein MNARTEHDLLLQTAHTPARLSNAQLDALEEEAIFILREVAASFERPTLLFSGGKDSLVLLKCAEKAFMNSQEAAGARGRLPYPLLMIDTGHNFPEVTAFRDHRAQELGAELIVRSVEDSMARGTVRLAHPGESRNVHQSVTLLEAIEEFRFDALIGGARRDEEKARAKERIFSHRDAFGQWQPKDQRPELWTLFNTRLAPGEHFRVFPISNWTELDVWQYIEREKIALPSIYYTHKREVVERRGLLVPVTELTPPRQGETVELRDVRFRTVGDITCTCPVDSLAADAADVVVETLAAEVSERGATRMDDKTSEASMEKRKKDGYF from the coding sequence ATGAACGCCAGAACCGAACACGACCTGCTGCTGCAGACCGCGCACACGCCGGCTCGCCTGTCCAACGCCCAACTGGACGCGCTGGAGGAAGAAGCCATCTTCATCCTGCGCGAGGTCGCCGCGTCCTTCGAGCGCCCGACGCTGCTGTTCTCGGGCGGCAAGGACTCGCTGGTGCTGCTGAAGTGCGCCGAGAAGGCCTTCATGAATTCGCAGGAAGCCGCAGGTGCCCGCGGGCGCCTGCCTTACCCGCTGCTGATGATCGACACCGGCCACAACTTTCCCGAAGTGACGGCGTTCCGCGATCACCGCGCGCAGGAACTGGGCGCCGAGCTGATCGTACGCAGCGTCGAGGACTCGATGGCTCGAGGGACGGTACGCCTGGCCCATCCGGGCGAGTCGCGCAACGTGCACCAGTCGGTCACCCTGCTCGAGGCCATCGAGGAATTCCGCTTCGACGCGCTGATCGGTGGCGCTCGCCGCGACGAGGAGAAGGCCCGCGCCAAGGAGCGCATCTTCTCGCACCGCGACGCCTTCGGCCAATGGCAGCCCAAGGACCAGCGGCCCGAGCTCTGGACCTTGTTCAATACGCGCCTCGCACCGGGCGAGCATTTCCGAGTGTTCCCGATCTCGAACTGGACCGAGCTCGACGTCTGGCAGTACATCGAGCGCGAGAAGATCGCCCTGCCCTCCATCTACTACACCCACAAGCGCGAGGTGGTCGAGCGCAGAGGCCTCCTGGTGCCGGTGACCGAGCTCACGCCGCCTCGCCAAGGTGAAACAGTCGAGCTCCGCGACGTGCGATTCCGCACCGTCGGCGACATCACCTGCACCTGCCCCGTCGACAGCCTGGCTGCCGACGCCGCCGATGTGGTGGTCGAGACGCTGGCCGCCGAGGTCAGCGAGCGCGGTGCAACGCGCATGGACGACAAGACTTCAGAGGCTTCGATGGAGAAGCGCAAGAAAGACGGCTACTTCTGA
- a CDS encoding sulfate adenylyltransferase subunit 1 yields MTATTTTFSAPETLLGDTGTALRFITCGSVDDGKSTLIGRLLVDSKTVLQDQLAGVQRGGETDLALLTDGLSAEREQGITIDVAYRYFPTARRKFIIGDAPGHEQYTRNMVTAASGADAAVVLIDATKLAWAAEVEDGEVVRRELLPQTRRHTLLCHLLRVQSIVFAVNKLDAIADAGLAFERISAALASFAEAAGVRVSATVPISALKGWNVATSHGDWCGYEGPSLIELLEELPVTQQDEAVPFAFPVQWVEKFSGSADTSKGRRVFWGRVASGHVEPGQRVAVLPGNQTATVAQVLSHTRQPKTVHAGHSAGMVLDRELDVSRGDWLLAPGAFEPVREITATIAWLDDEPLVAGRVYWALQGHRWVKARIARIIDRVNITTLGSEPADRLEPNAIGDVVLSLQQPLAVLPFVQSRALGSLVLVDTTTHRTSAAVLVQPSPPSA; encoded by the coding sequence ATGACCGCGACGACCACCACCTTCTCCGCGCCCGAGACCCTCCTTGGCGACACCGGCACTGCCCTGCGCTTCATCACCTGCGGGAGCGTCGACGACGGCAAGAGCACGCTGATCGGCCGCCTGCTGGTCGACAGCAAGACCGTGCTTCAGGACCAGCTGGCGGGCGTGCAGCGCGGCGGCGAGACCGACCTGGCCCTGCTCACCGACGGCCTCTCGGCCGAGCGCGAGCAAGGCATCACCATCGACGTCGCGTACCGCTACTTTCCCACCGCGCGGCGCAAGTTCATCATCGGCGACGCGCCGGGCCATGAGCAGTACACGCGCAACATGGTCACCGCGGCCTCCGGCGCCGACGCCGCCGTGGTGCTGATCGATGCGACCAAGCTGGCCTGGGCCGCCGAGGTCGAGGATGGTGAAGTGGTGCGCCGCGAACTGCTCCCCCAGACGCGCCGCCATACGCTGCTGTGCCACCTGCTGCGCGTGCAGTCGATCGTGTTCGCCGTCAACAAGCTCGATGCCATTGCCGATGCCGGCCTGGCCTTCGAGCGCATCTCCGCTGCGCTCGCGAGCTTTGCCGAAGCTGCCGGGGTGCGGGTTTCCGCCACGGTGCCGATCTCGGCCTTGAAGGGCTGGAACGTTGCCACGTCGCATGGCGACTGGTGTGGCTACGAAGGCCCGAGCCTCATCGAGCTGCTCGAGGAGCTGCCCGTCACTCAGCAGGACGAGGCCGTGCCTTTCGCCTTCCCGGTGCAATGGGTCGAGAAGTTTTCCGGGTCGGCAGACACCTCCAAGGGCCGCCGGGTGTTCTGGGGTCGCGTGGCAAGCGGCCACGTGGAACCGGGCCAGCGCGTCGCCGTCCTGCCGGGCAACCAGACGGCTACCGTGGCGCAGGTGCTGAGCCACACGCGCCAGCCGAAGACGGTGCACGCAGGCCACAGCGCCGGCATGGTGCTCGATCGCGAGCTGGACGTATCGCGCGGCGACTGGCTACTGGCGCCCGGGGCCTTCGAGCCGGTGCGCGAGATCACGGCCACCATCGCCTGGCTGGACGATGAGCCCTTGGTCGCGGGCCGCGTGTACTGGGCATTGCAGGGCCACCGCTGGGTCAAGGCCCGGATCGCGCGCATCATCGACCGCGTGAACATCACGACGCTGGGTTCCGAGCCTGCGGACCGGCTGGAGCCCAACGCGATCGGCGACGTGGTACTGTCGCTGCAGCAGCCGCTCGCCGTGCTGCCCTTCGTGCAATCGCGCGCGCTCGGTTCGCTGGTGCTGGTCGACACGACCACCCACCGGACATCGGCGGCCGTGCTCGTGCAGCCCTCGCCGCCAAGCGCCTAA
- the fdxA gene encoding ferredoxin FdxA: MTHVVSEACIRCKYTDCVDVCPVDCFREGPNMLVIDPDECIDCAVCIPECPVNAIYAEEDLPANQLAFIKLNAELALADGWKSITKRKPALPDADEWKDKTDKIGELVR, from the coding sequence ATGACCCACGTCGTCTCCGAAGCCTGTATCCGCTGCAAGTACACCGATTGCGTCGATGTGTGTCCCGTGGACTGCTTCCGCGAGGGCCCCAACATGCTGGTGATCGACCCGGATGAATGCATCGACTGTGCCGTCTGCATCCCCGAGTGCCCGGTCAACGCGATCTACGCCGAGGAAGACCTTCCGGCCAATCAGCTCGCCTTCATTAAGCTCAACGCCGAGCTGGCCCTGGCCGACGGCTGGAAGAGCATCACCAAGCGCAAGCCCGCGCTGCCGGATGCGGACGAGTGGAAGGACAAGACGGACAAGATCGGGGAGCTGGTGCGCTGA
- a CDS encoding NAD(P)/FAD-dependent oxidoreductase produces MEGQDGQDRGAGALSTLPAPIETDALVIGAGPVGLFQAFQLGLLEISCHIVDALPAAGGQCVQLYGDKPIYDIPGIPATSGSALAVALLQQLAPLKPTFHFEQQVATLERQSDERLLLRTTKGTAFLARTVFIAAGVGAFVPKRISLEDIQHFEGSALFYHPESLERFDGQAVIVNGGDDAALATALALVGRARKVTLVHRRDGFQADEGLVARMRAAVAGGAMHFAVGQPAAFDGRVLQIATPDAQSLTLPLDALIACLGISPRLGPIADWGLDLVRKQVPVDTERFQTREAGVFAVGDINTYPGKKKLIVCGFHEATLAAWAATGVVFPGKAVPLQYTTTSTRLHELLGVG; encoded by the coding sequence GTGGAAGGACAAGACGGACAAGATCGGGGAGCTGGTGCGCTGAGCACGCTCCCCGCGCCCATCGAAACCGACGCGCTGGTCATCGGCGCCGGCCCGGTCGGGCTGTTCCAGGCCTTCCAGCTGGGCCTGCTCGAGATCTCCTGCCACATCGTCGACGCGCTGCCCGCCGCTGGCGGCCAATGCGTGCAGCTGTACGGCGACAAGCCCATCTACGACATCCCCGGCATCCCGGCGACCAGCGGCAGCGCCCTGGCGGTGGCCCTGCTGCAGCAATTGGCGCCGTTGAAGCCCACCTTCCATTTCGAGCAGCAGGTCGCCACGCTCGAGCGCCAGTCCGACGAGCGGCTGCTGCTTCGCACGACCAAGGGCACGGCCTTTCTCGCCAGGACGGTGTTCATTGCCGCAGGCGTCGGCGCCTTCGTCCCCAAGCGCATCTCACTCGAGGATATCCAGCACTTCGAAGGATCGGCCCTCTTCTACCACCCGGAATCGCTGGAGCGCTTCGACGGCCAGGCGGTGATCGTCAATGGTGGCGACGACGCTGCGCTGGCCACTGCACTGGCGCTCGTGGGTCGAGCCCGCAAGGTGACGCTCGTCCATCGGCGCGACGGCTTCCAGGCCGACGAGGGACTCGTGGCACGCATGCGGGCGGCGGTCGCGGGAGGCGCGATGCACTTCGCCGTGGGCCAGCCCGCAGCGTTCGACGGACGGGTGCTGCAGATCGCGACACCCGATGCACAGAGCCTGACCCTGCCGCTGGATGCGCTCATTGCCTGCCTCGGCATCTCGCCGCGTCTTGGACCCATTGCCGACTGGGGCCTGGACCTGGTGCGCAAGCAGGTGCCGGTCGATACGGAGCGCTTCCAGACCCGCGAGGCGGGCGTGTTCGCGGTCGGCGACATCAACACCTACCCGGGCAAGAAGAAGCTGATCGTCTGCGGCTTCCACGAAGCCACGCTGGCAGCGTGGGCGGCTACGGGCGTCGTGTTCCCCGGCAAGGCGGTGCCCCTGCAGTACACCACCACCAGCACGCGCCTGCACGAGTTGCTGGGCGTGGGCTGA
- a CDS encoding phosphatase PAP2 family protein, protein MQALNIALFQWLGAGHAPNSPLLWFAGIVAEQASWVCVALMAWAAWRWPAQRLYVLAALVAAGAASLLAHELANALAMPRPFVLGLSPAHIEHGARGSLPSAHATVMFTVGLVFCLRPALRTIGLAILAIATLTGWARIYVGVHFPFDILAGLLLAGAITAVFWSLHQLGRRFIAPLIAHSSPRA, encoded by the coding sequence ATGCAGGCGCTGAACATTGCACTTTTCCAGTGGCTCGGCGCCGGCCACGCCCCCAATTCGCCGCTGCTCTGGTTTGCAGGCATCGTGGCGGAGCAAGCTTCCTGGGTATGCGTGGCCCTGATGGCATGGGCTGCCTGGCGGTGGCCCGCGCAACGGCTCTACGTACTGGCGGCGCTGGTCGCGGCCGGCGCAGCCTCCCTGCTGGCCCATGAACTTGCAAATGCCTTGGCCATGCCGCGCCCTTTCGTCCTGGGCCTGAGCCCCGCGCATATCGAGCATGGCGCTCGCGGTTCGCTGCCAAGTGCCCACGCGACCGTCATGTTCACCGTCGGCCTGGTGTTTTGCCTGCGGCCGGCGCTCAGGACGATTGGCCTCGCGATCCTCGCCATCGCCACCTTGACGGGCTGGGCCCGCATCTATGTGGGCGTGCATTTCCCCTTCGACATCCTCGCCGGCCTGCTGCTCGCGGGCGCCATCACGGCGGTCTTCTGGTCGCTCCACCAGCTCGGACGCCGATTCATCGCGCCGCTGATCGCGCACAGCAGCCCGCGGGCCTAG
- a CDS encoding TIGR04438 family Trp-rich protein: MWLLLLGLLGVALKFFEVGFVAQWSWWVVLIPFALAAAWWAWADASGYTKRKVVERENARRQARIDRQRSQMGLLTSRSNRRRRGR; the protein is encoded by the coding sequence ATGTGGTTACTTTTGCTTGGCCTGCTCGGCGTGGCCCTCAAGTTCTTCGAGGTGGGCTTCGTCGCGCAATGGAGCTGGTGGGTGGTGCTCATTCCATTCGCGCTGGCCGCTGCCTGGTGGGCCTGGGCCGACGCCTCGGGCTACACCAAGCGCAAGGTGGTTGAACGGGAGAACGCACGCCGCCAGGCCCGCATCGATCGGCAACGCAGCCAGATGGGGCTGCTCACCAGCCGTTCCAACCGCCGCCGCCGCGGCCGCTGA
- a CDS encoding c-type cytochrome has protein sequence MKRALFAAVLGLAATSPALADLALATSKNCMSCHAVDRKILGPAFKDVAAKYKDNKGAADMLAAKIMKGGSGVWGAVPMPANNQVSEAEAKKLAAWVLSTK, from the coding sequence ATGAAAAGAGCGCTTTTCGCCGCCGTCCTCGGCCTGGCCGCAACGTCCCCTGCCCTGGCCGACCTCGCACTGGCCACGTCCAAGAACTGCATGAGCTGCCACGCCGTCGACCGCAAGATCCTCGGGCCGGCCTTCAAGGACGTCGCGGCCAAGTACAAGGACAACAAGGGCGCCGCCGACATGCTGGCGGCCAAGATCATGAAGGGCGGCTCAGGCGTCTGGGGCGCAGTGCCGATGCCTGCCAACAACCAGGTCAGCGAGGCGGAAGCCAAGAAGCTCGCTGCCTGGGTTCTGTCGACGAAGTAG
- a CDS encoding LapA family protein, producing MGLRTAVLLVVVLLIAALAALNWSLLATPTAMSIGFMQVTAPLGLIMLGLTALLGIFFVAYVVYLQTTVLLETRRHTKEMQAQRDLADRAEASRFTELRNFLEAQENAHMSRNAERHAALLARVEQLETMIKVRSDQTDNTLAAHIGQLEDRFDRRPPAVMAPGGGMPPPV from the coding sequence ATGGGACTGAGAACAGCCGTGCTGCTGGTGGTTGTGCTGCTGATCGCGGCGCTCGCGGCCCTGAACTGGAGCCTCCTCGCCACGCCCACGGCTATGTCGATCGGCTTCATGCAGGTGACGGCGCCGCTCGGGCTGATCATGCTCGGCCTCACCGCGCTGCTGGGCATCTTCTTCGTGGCCTACGTGGTCTACCTGCAGACCACGGTGCTGCTCGAGACGCGGCGCCACACCAAGGAAATGCAGGCCCAGCGCGACCTGGCCGACCGTGCCGAGGCCTCGCGCTTCACCGAGCTGCGCAACTTTCTGGAAGCCCAGGAGAATGCACATATGTCGCGCAACGCTGAACGCCATGCGGCGCTGTTGGCGCGCGTGGAGCAGTTGGAGACCATGATCAAGGTGCGGTCCGACCAGACCGACAACACGCTTGCGGCCCACATCGGCCAGCTCGAGGACCGGTTCGACCGGCGGCCGCCTGCCGTGATGGCCCCCGGGGGCGGCATGCCGCCGCCCGTCTGA
- the acs gene encoding acetate--CoA ligase, which produces MSSTIESFLVENRVFPPDARAAKGARIGSMAAYEALCKEAADDFEGFWARQAKTHMVWTKPFTRTLDESDAPFYKWFDDGELNASANCLDKHIGTAVENKIAIVFEADDGAVTQVTYKELLARVSQFANALKAQGIRKGDRVIIYMPMTIEGVVAMQACARIGATHSVVFGGFSAKALQERIIDAGAVAVITSNFQLRGGKELPLKAIVDDAIALGGCEASLKTVLVYQRTATACNMVAGRDKTFDEALQGQGSECPPEPVGAEHPLFILYTSGSTGKPKGVQHATGGYLLWAKLTMDWTFDIRPEDVFWCTADIGWITGHTYVAYGPLAAGATQVVFEGVPTYPNAGRFWQMIEKHKVTVFYTAPTAIRSLIKAAESDEKVHPKNWDLSSLRILGTVGEPINPEAWMWYHRNVGRENCPIVDTFWQTETGGHVITPLPGATPLVPGSCTLPLPGIMAAVVDETGKDIPNGGGGMLVIKRPWPSMIRTIWNDPERFKKSYFPEEMGGTIYLAGDGAVRSPDRGYFRITGRIDDVLNVSGHRLGTMEIESALVAKTDLVAEAAVVGRPDDMTGEAVCAFVVLKRGRPSGDEARQIATELRAWVAKEIGPIAKPKDIRFGENLPKTRSGKIMRRLLRSIAKGEAITQDTSTLENPAILEQLGQAY; this is translated from the coding sequence ATGAGCAGCACGATCGAGTCCTTCCTTGTCGAGAACCGCGTGTTCCCGCCCGATGCCCGCGCAGCCAAGGGTGCACGCATCGGCAGCATGGCCGCCTACGAGGCCCTGTGCAAGGAAGCAGCCGACGACTTCGAGGGCTTCTGGGCCCGGCAGGCCAAGACCCACATGGTGTGGACCAAGCCCTTCACGCGCACGCTCGACGAATCCGATGCGCCTTTCTACAAGTGGTTCGACGACGGCGAGCTCAACGCCTCTGCCAACTGCCTGGACAAGCACATCGGCACGGCGGTCGAGAACAAGATCGCCATCGTCTTCGAGGCTGATGACGGTGCGGTCACCCAGGTCACGTACAAGGAACTGCTGGCGCGCGTCTCGCAGTTCGCCAACGCGCTGAAGGCGCAGGGCATTCGCAAGGGCGACCGCGTCATCATCTATATGCCCATGACCATCGAGGGCGTGGTCGCGATGCAGGCGTGCGCCCGCATCGGCGCCACCCACAGCGTCGTGTTTGGCGGCTTCTCGGCGAAGGCGCTGCAGGAACGCATCATCGACGCCGGCGCGGTGGCGGTGATCACCTCCAACTTTCAGCTACGGGGTGGCAAGGAGCTGCCGCTGAAGGCGATCGTCGACGACGCCATCGCGCTTGGCGGCTGCGAGGCATCGCTCAAGACCGTGCTGGTCTACCAGCGCACCGCGACCGCCTGCAACATGGTTGCGGGCCGCGACAAGACCTTCGACGAGGCGCTTCAGGGGCAGGGCAGCGAGTGCCCGCCGGAACCGGTGGGCGCCGAGCACCCGCTCTTCATCCTCTACACCTCGGGCTCGACCGGCAAGCCCAAGGGGGTGCAGCATGCCACCGGCGGCTACCTGCTGTGGGCCAAGCTCACCATGGACTGGACCTTCGATATCCGGCCCGAGGACGTGTTCTGGTGCACGGCCGACATCGGCTGGATCACCGGCCATACCTACGTCGCTTATGGACCCCTGGCTGCGGGTGCGACGCAGGTGGTGTTCGAGGGCGTGCCGACCTATCCGAATGCGGGCCGCTTCTGGCAGATGATCGAAAAGCACAAGGTCACGGTGTTCTACACCGCGCCGACGGCGATCCGCTCGCTCATCAAGGCGGCGGAAAGCGACGAGAAGGTGCATCCGAAGAACTGGGACCTGTCCTCGCTGCGCATCCTTGGCACCGTGGGCGAGCCGATCAATCCGGAAGCGTGGATGTGGTACCACCGGAACGTGGGCCGCGAAAACTGCCCCATCGTCGACACCTTCTGGCAGACCGAGACCGGCGGCCACGTCATCACGCCACTGCCCGGCGCAACACCGCTGGTGCCCGGCTCCTGCACGCTGCCGCTGCCCGGCATCATGGCCGCGGTGGTGGACGAGACCGGCAAGGACATCCCCAACGGCGGCGGCGGCATGCTGGTGATCAAGCGGCCCTGGCCGTCCATGATCCGCACCATCTGGAATGACCCCGAGCGATTCAAGAAGAGCTATTTTCCCGAGGAGATGGGCGGCACCATCTACCTCGCCGGCGACGGCGCAGTGCGCAGCCCCGATCGCGGCTACTTCCGGATCACCGGCCGCATCGACGACGTGCTGAACGTCTCGGGCCACCGGCTCGGCACGATGGAGATCGAGTCTGCGCTGGTCGCCAAGACCGACCTGGTGGCCGAAGCCGCGGTCGTGGGGCGCCCCGACGACATGACGGGCGAGGCGGTCTGCGCCTTTGTCGTGCTCAAGCGTGGGCGCCCGAGCGGCGACGAGGCCAGGCAGATCGCAACCGAGCTGCGCGCCTGGGTGGCCAAGGAGATCGGGCCCATCGCCAAGCCCAAGGACATCCGTTTCGGCGAGAACCTGCCCAAGACCCGCAGCGGAAAGATCATGCGGCGCCTGCTGCGCAGCATCGCGAAGGGCGAGGCCATCACGCAGGACACCTCCACCCTCGAGAACCCGGCCATCCTGGAGCAGTTGGGACAGGCGTACTAG